A single genomic interval of uncultured Desulfobulbus sp. harbors:
- a CDS encoding helix-turn-helix transcriptional regulator — MKKLTIDDEFRVRLRELIEKRLHLTQGEFANKIGITAGYLSMVITGKRGPSAEMIAGLFVNYSDYLGWLLTGKKKIELRSDNEKRKFKIFDQAEEWLSEEVRKNPKKEAWFEVEFEETFDGFKKWKEEKEEAETRENYTSSRKVA, encoded by the coding sequence ATGAAAAAATTAACGATAGATGATGAATTCCGAGTGAGATTAAGAGAGTTAATTGAAAAAAGACTCCATCTCACTCAAGGTGAATTCGCAAATAAGATTGGAATAACAGCTGGATACCTTTCGATGGTAATCACTGGGAAAAGAGGGCCGTCGGCAGAAATGATAGCAGGGCTTTTTGTTAACTACAGTGATTATTTGGGTTGGTTGTTAACAGGAAAAAAGAAAATTGAATTGCGAAGTGATAACGAGAAAAGAAAATTTAAAATATTTGACCAGGCCGAAGAATGGCTCAGCGAAGAAGTAAGAAAGAATCCCAAAAAAGAAGCATGGTTCGAAGTTGAATTCGAAGAAACTTTCGATGGATTCAAAAAATGGAAGGAAGAAAAGGAAGAAGCAGAAACGAGAGAAAACTATACTTCGAGTCGTAAAGTAGCGTAA
- the trpC gene encoding indole-3-glycerol phosphate synthase TrpC produces MILDTIVARKYEEVAELKRRGLPSLVKAVDPPRGFIKALVKDPGVSIIAEAKKASPSKGVIQPDFDPVRIARNYKQGGAHCLSVLTDVDFFQGSLDYIPLVRETVDLPVIRKDFIIDPMQIEEAHAVGADAILLIAAILDTEQLRDFRLLAESLGMDALVEVHDERELDSALAAKSRLIGINNRNLNDFTVSLETTFTLRKKIPAGIPVVSESGITTVNDMRRLKEADITAALIGESLMRAGQQDQLLREFLNP; encoded by the coding sequence ATGATACTCGATACCATAGTTGCCCGAAAATACGAGGAAGTCGCCGAACTCAAGCGGCGCGGCCTGCCCTCCCTTGTCAAGGCGGTCGATCCGCCCCGCGGATTCATCAAGGCCCTGGTGAAAGATCCCGGCGTGTCGATCATTGCCGAGGCAAAGAAAGCCTCGCCCTCCAAAGGCGTGATCCAGCCCGATTTCGACCCGGTACGCATTGCCCGCAACTACAAACAGGGCGGCGCCCACTGCCTCTCGGTGCTCACCGATGTCGACTTTTTCCAAGGCTCGCTCGACTACATTCCCCTGGTGCGGGAGACGGTCGACCTGCCAGTAATTCGCAAGGATTTCATCATCGACCCAATGCAGATCGAAGAGGCCCATGCCGTGGGCGCGGATGCCATCCTGCTCATCGCCGCCATTCTTGACACCGAGCAGCTACGCGATTTCCGCCTGCTTGCCGAATCCCTGGGCATGGACGCCCTGGTCGAGGTCCATGACGAACGCGAACTCGATTCAGCCCTTGCCGCGAAAAGCCGGCTCATCGGCATCAACAACCGCAACCTCAACGATTTCACCGTCAGCCTGGAAACCACCTTCACCCTGCGTAAAAAAATCCCCGCCGGGATTCCGGTGGTGAGCGAATCGGGTATTACCACGGTGAATGATATGCGGCGTTTGAAGGAGGCGGATATTACGGCAGCCCTCATCGGCGAGAGCCTGATGCGTGCCGGACAGCAGGACCAACTGTTGCGCGAATTTCTCAACCCATGA
- a CDS encoding site-specific integrase: MTTTDIKAMKPGDQVYDDQVKGLICRANQSGISFLLVYRSNGRQRKPKIGNWPTITLDQARRIAKEMLLQLASGKDPMEERNQSRSMLTVDQVWPRYLSEHATTKKTGREDERIYSHHIPAWFKRLPVPEVGYSEVIRVRDSMKSVPYQSNRAVALISKFLELSETWGIRPLGSNPCRKVSRFREVPRRRYMTREELANIAEALRKREKQEPYSVAFIRLLMLTGARCGELANARWKDLDGNRIILFSHKTDQDGHPRVIQLPTSAVEIIAALPERLPDDTILSIKSPKRLWDSVRKEAGCPDLRLHDLRHSFASIAVGSGFTLHQIGELLGHRDASTTKRYAHLMNDAAALVAETVADSIVNHFNGKGEGEGS; the protein is encoded by the coding sequence ATGACAACAACAGACATCAAAGCAATGAAACCTGGTGACCAGGTTTACGATGATCAGGTTAAAGGGCTCATCTGTCGTGCCAACCAATCTGGTATTTCGTTTCTTCTCGTTTATCGCAGCAATGGCCGCCAGAGGAAGCCAAAGATAGGCAATTGGCCAACTATTACTTTAGATCAGGCCAGGCGGATCGCAAAGGAAATGCTTCTTCAGCTAGCATCCGGGAAAGATCCCATGGAGGAACGCAATCAAAGCCGGTCTATGTTAACTGTTGATCAAGTCTGGCCTAGATATCTTTCCGAACACGCGACCACGAAAAAGACAGGGAGGGAAGATGAAAGAATATACAGCCATCATATTCCAGCCTGGTTTAAACGTCTACCCGTTCCTGAAGTTGGGTATTCCGAGGTGATTCGAGTTCGGGATTCAATGAAATCCGTTCCATATCAATCTAATAGAGCAGTTGCTTTGATTTCCAAATTTCTGGAATTGTCAGAAACATGGGGCATAAGACCATTGGGTTCCAATCCTTGCCGGAAAGTTTCTCGATTCCGCGAGGTTCCACGGCGTAGATATATGACCCGTGAAGAACTTGCGAATATAGCTGAAGCGCTACGGAAACGAGAAAAACAAGAACCATATTCTGTCGCTTTTATCCGTTTGTTAATGTTAACCGGCGCACGTTGTGGAGAATTGGCAAATGCAAGATGGAAGGATCTGGATGGAAATCGTATTATCTTGTTTTCGCATAAAACCGATCAAGATGGTCATCCCCGAGTCATACAGCTGCCGACATCGGCGGTAGAAATAATTGCTGCTTTACCTGAACGGTTACCGGATGATACGATTTTGTCTATTAAATCACCAAAAAGATTATGGGATTCTGTAAGAAAAGAGGCTGGTTGTCCCGATTTACGCCTGCACGACTTGCGTCATTCTTTTGCTTCTATAGCTGTAGGTTCTGGATTTACCCTTCACCAAATTGGGGAACTTCTTGGACACCGTGATGCAAGTACAACAAAAAGATATGCTCATTTAATGAATGATGCGGCGGCGCTGGTTGCCGAAACTGTTGCTGATTCAATAGTGAATCATTTTAACGGAAAAGGGGAAGGGGAGGGGAGCTAA
- a CDS encoding aminodeoxychorismate/anthranilate synthase component II: protein MIVIIDNYDSFTYNIVQTLATAPPSADTDWQAPDIRVFRNDAITLAEIEAMQPDRLLISPGPCTPTEAGISVASILHFAGRIPILGVCLGHQSIGEAFGGKVIRASRLMHGKTSPIHHDRRGVFTGLPVPFDGMRYHSLVVEEPLPDCLEATAHTDQGELMGLRHKTLPIEGVQFHPESIMTGPGNILLHNFLRPDYEQLLRAEG, encoded by the coding sequence GTGATAGTCATCATCGATAACTACGATTCGTTTACCTACAATATCGTCCAAACCCTGGCCACGGCTCCGCCTTCGGCAGATACCGACTGGCAGGCACCGGACATTCGCGTGTTCCGCAACGATGCCATTACATTGGCGGAGATCGAGGCCATGCAACCGGACCGGCTCTTGATTTCTCCTGGCCCCTGTACCCCCACCGAGGCGGGCATCTCGGTGGCCTCCATTCTCCACTTTGCCGGCCGCATTCCGATCCTCGGCGTCTGCCTGGGCCATCAATCCATCGGCGAGGCCTTTGGCGGCAAGGTCATCCGTGCCTCCCGTCTGATGCACGGCAAGACCAGCCCGATCCACCATGACCGTCGTGGCGTCTTCACCGGCCTGCCCGTGCCCTTTGACGGCATGCGCTATCATTCGCTGGTGGTCGAGGAACCGTTGCCCGACTGTCTGGAGGCCACCGCCCACACCGACCAGGGCGAACTGATGGGCCTGCGCCACAAGACACTCCCCATTGAGGGCGTCCAGTTTCATCCGGAATCGATCATGACCGGACCAGGAAATATTCTGTTGCACAATTTCCTCCGTCCCGATTACGAACAACTGCTGCGCGCCGAGGGTTAA
- a CDS encoding restriction endonuclease — protein MEHIKITGNWNIDLLKAIEWKTFEAFCVELMRAAKFQAFRTPIGKDQGIDIFAYKDGDFENPAAIAQCKAWATMKVGVKHVREFYGAMAANGVEKGFYFVTGEYTNDALEFAEQNKINIFDGAKIIQLITKAPKPVQDYLKKFLEMNNFVYPTCPSCNKKMSLRNSKKNGDERFWGCQNFPICKQTFKVSQYQEQFIQTIE, from the coding sequence ATGGAACACATAAAGATTACAGGAAATTGGAATATTGATCTCTTGAAGGCAATCGAATGGAAAACGTTTGAAGCATTTTGTGTTGAATTAATGAGAGCTGCAAAATTTCAGGCATTCAGAACACCAATAGGAAAGGATCAAGGGATAGACATTTTCGCGTACAAAGACGGCGATTTTGAGAACCCAGCGGCAATTGCACAGTGCAAAGCGTGGGCAACAATGAAAGTCGGCGTAAAACATGTCCGAGAATTCTATGGAGCCATGGCCGCAAACGGAGTTGAAAAAGGGTTCTATTTCGTGACAGGTGAGTACACTAACGACGCACTTGAATTTGCCGAGCAGAACAAAATCAATATTTTCGATGGTGCCAAAATTATCCAGTTGATCACGAAAGCACCTAAACCCGTGCAAGATTATCTCAAAAAATTCCTCGAAATGAACAATTTTGTTTATCCAACATGCCCGAGCTGTAATAAAAAAATGAGCTTAAGAAATTCAAAGAAAAATGGCGATGAACGTTTTTGGGGATGTCAAAATTTTCCGATATGTAAACAAACTTTTAAAGTTTCCCAATACCAAGAACAATTCATCCAGACAATCGAATGA
- a CDS encoding helix-turn-helix domain-containing protein produces the protein MNMPSWGSLIAFPFPVSNTYLEISLPIFQHEMRKPMLVITEGKPGEGMTYPSLNNSFHDRFRQIRKELKLTQKAMAEKLSVSLSTLQRYEDGRIAPDAKALERLAHLGVDLHWLITGLPYYRPCSHDRPGAVFFAFRSGQFNEIESLLEEKGIPLYALHQMMENHLLGIVYSLKYLNEKPF, from the coding sequence ATGAATATGCCGTCCTGGGGCTCTCTCATCGCGTTCCCATTTCCCGTATCCAATACCTATTTGGAAATTAGCCTTCCTATTTTTCAACATGAAATGAGGAAACCAATGCTTGTCATAACTGAAGGAAAACCCGGCGAGGGAATGACCTACCCATCCCTAAACAATAGCTTCCATGATCGGTTCCGCCAGATCCGGAAGGAATTAAAACTGACCCAAAAAGCAATGGCTGAAAAACTGTCCGTCAGTCTGAGTACCTTGCAGCGCTATGAAGACGGCAGGATAGCTCCGGACGCCAAGGCCCTTGAACGCTTAGCCCACCTGGGCGTTGACCTTCATTGGCTGATCACCGGTTTGCCCTACTATCGTCCATGCTCCCATGATCGCCCTGGGGCCGTTTTCTTTGCTTTCCGCTCCGGACAATTCAACGAAATCGAATCTCTGCTGGAAGAAAAAGGCATTCCCCTCTATGCCCTGCATCAGATGATGGAAAACCATCTCCTCGGGATTGTCTACAGCCTGAAATACCTCAACGAAAAGCCGTTCTGA
- a CDS encoding phosphoribosylanthranilate isomerase gives MNSGRFRVKICGTTRLDNALCAVEAGVDALGFIFFGKSPRNVEPTAAREIIGQLPPFVDTVGVFVNEDPGRVRQIVEHCGLNTIQLHGTETPEYCRELASALPCCRLLKAFRIGAHSTPDDIAPYADSVRGYLLDTFQKGAEGGTGLAFDWTLIERLRLSRPFFLAGGLDCDNIAEALAQVAPYGVDANSGLEDAPGVKNHEKVRAFLNMVRQSEQSGHLPRQQ, from the coding sequence ATGAACAGCGGACGGTTTCGGGTCAAGATCTGCGGCACGACCCGGCTGGACAACGCCCTGTGCGCCGTAGAGGCCGGGGTTGATGCCTTGGGCTTTATCTTTTTTGGCAAAAGTCCGCGCAATGTCGAACCGACTGCGGCCCGGGAGATCATCGGCCAACTGCCGCCCTTTGTGGATACGGTTGGCGTGTTTGTCAATGAAGATCCCGGCCGGGTACGGCAGATCGTGGAGCACTGCGGCCTGAATACGATACAGCTGCACGGGACGGAGACACCGGAGTACTGCCGGGAGCTGGCCTCTGCCCTGCCCTGTTGCCGACTTCTGAAGGCCTTTCGCATCGGTGCCCACAGTACGCCTGATGACATTGCCCCCTATGCGGACAGTGTCCGGGGATATCTGCTGGATACCTTTCAAAAGGGTGCCGAAGGCGGCACGGGTCTGGCCTTTGACTGGACACTCATTGAGCGTTTGCGACTCAGCCGCCCCTTCTTCCTTGCCGGCGGCCTGGACTGCGACAATATCGCGGAGGCGCTTGCTCAAGTCGCGCCCTACGGCGTGGATGCCAACTCCGGCCTGGAAGATGCTCCGGGCGTCAAAAACCACGAGAAAGTACGCGCCTTTCTCAACATGGTCCGCCAGAGCGAACAGTCAGGCCACTTACCTCGCCAGCAGTAA
- a CDS encoding septal ring lytic transglycosylase RlpA family protein has translation MKGFPILFSTLCLCLLFVLGSVGCGSKQSTYRSGGGHKYSQTRKKGKRSLATQRPYVIKGITYYPIPSARGYVEEGIASWYGEPFHGRRTSNGEIYDMYGDTAAHKTLPMNTMLLVKNLDNGRSTVVRINDRGPFVQDRIIDLTYTKAKTLGVVGRGTARVEIVALAEGEPAPAPEGTMIASSSQGRQKGKTAASGEGASAKPTPKIKKAPHKPAPIPDFDRGNFYVQVGAFVKIENARMLARAFAKRGRDVVIQQYPAAGMNLYRVLIFASHSLAEAKRYEKQMEMEGFRHALLLAR, from the coding sequence ATGAAAGGTTTTCCCATTCTTTTTTCCACCCTTTGTCTCTGTCTACTCTTTGTTCTCGGCAGCGTCGGTTGCGGATCCAAGCAGTCAACCTACCGCAGCGGCGGAGGGCATAAATATAGCCAGACACGCAAAAAAGGGAAACGCTCCCTGGCGACGCAACGCCCCTATGTGATCAAGGGAATTACCTATTATCCGATTCCCTCGGCCAGGGGATATGTGGAGGAGGGCATCGCCTCCTGGTATGGGGAACCGTTTCACGGTCGTCGCACCTCCAACGGCGAGATCTACGATATGTACGGCGACACCGCCGCTCACAAAACCCTGCCGATGAATACCATGCTGTTGGTCAAGAACCTGGATAACGGGCGCTCCACAGTGGTGCGGATCAACGATCGCGGCCCTTTTGTTCAGGACCGGATCATCGACCTGACCTATACCAAGGCGAAAACCCTGGGGGTAGTCGGAAGGGGGACGGCAAGGGTGGAAATCGTCGCCCTGGCGGAAGGCGAGCCAGCACCCGCGCCGGAGGGAACCATGATTGCATCCTCCTCACAGGGGCGGCAAAAGGGAAAGACAGCAGCCTCTGGGGAGGGCGCATCAGCGAAGCCGACACCAAAAATCAAGAAAGCGCCGCATAAGCCGGCTCCGATTCCCGACTTTGACCGCGGCAATTTTTATGTGCAGGTGGGGGCCTTTGTGAAGATCGAAAATGCTCGTATGCTCGCCCGGGCCTTTGCCAAGCGGGGGCGGGATGTGGTGATTCAGCAGTATCCGGCAGCAGGAATGAACCTGTACCGGGTGCTGATCTTTGCCAGCCATTCACTGGCCGAGGCCAAACGGTATGAGAAGCAGATGGAAATGGAGGGCTTTCGCCACGCCTTACTGCTGGCGAGGTAA
- a CDS encoding zonular occludens toxin domain-containing protein, with product MIIGFTGTPGSGKTYEAVKKILDNIRMNRVVYTNIDGIFDPECVEMIKTYCNLSDLAFTRLLRPIESDQIEKFWMHVEPGALVILDEIHKWFSNRDWQAEKNKQFGYWASTHRHHGYDVVLITQNIERVDAAVRSLLEWNYVYRKVNFLGGAVKRSYLCYAYGGDDTNGKPLATSKRTYNPAIFRCYKSYVSKDIKELSIMRHVNVFRHPVFALIPIMLFVSLYMVFYKSSLGTGDLFGTNKVMATIEKKNKQALHHPPASSPPTATGTITPVVRNGQLVFTNRQGS from the coding sequence ATGATTATCGGATTCACCGGGACCCCCGGCTCGGGCAAAACCTACGAGGCAGTCAAAAAGATCCTCGATAACATCCGCATGAACCGTGTGGTCTATACCAATATTGACGGCATCTTTGATCCGGAATGCGTGGAGATGATCAAGACCTATTGCAACCTCTCCGACCTGGCGTTCACTCGGTTGCTTCGTCCCATTGAATCGGACCAGATCGAAAAATTCTGGATGCACGTTGAACCAGGCGCCTTGGTCATCCTCGACGAGATCCACAAATGGTTCTCCAACCGTGACTGGCAGGCTGAGAAAAACAAGCAGTTCGGCTATTGGGCCTCGACGCATCGCCACCATGGGTATGATGTAGTGTTGATCACCCAGAACATTGAACGGGTCGACGCTGCCGTTCGCAGTCTCCTTGAATGGAACTATGTCTACCGCAAGGTGAACTTCCTCGGCGGTGCGGTCAAGCGCTCCTACCTCTGTTATGCCTACGGCGGAGACGACACCAACGGCAAGCCGCTTGCCACCTCAAAACGGACCTACAATCCGGCCATCTTCCGTTGCTACAAGTCCTACGTCTCCAAGGACATCAAAGAATTGTCCATCATGCGCCATGTGAACGTGTTCCGGCATCCGGTCTTTGCCCTGATCCCGATCATGCTCTTTGTGTCGCTCTACATGGTGTTCTACAAATCCAGCCTCGGCACCGGTGACCTGTTCGGCACCAACAAGGTGATGGCCACTATCGAGAAGAAGAACAAGCAGGCGCTTCACCATCCCCCGGCCTCTTCCCCCCCTACAGCAACCGGCACCATTACCCCCGTGGTCCGTAATGGCCAACTCGTGTTCACCAACCGTCAAGGATCATGA
- the trpD gene encoding anthranilate phosphoribosyltransferase — translation MIKEAIAKVVALEHLSEAEMIGVMQEIMSGEATTAQIGSFITALRMKGESIDEIVGAVKVMREKATFIDTGVNTAAGEVLMDIVGTGGDGSGSFNVSTTTSFVVAAAGVPVAKHGNRAVSSKCGAADVLEALGVDLSMPPTKVSACVREVGIGFLFAPMLHGAMKYAIGPRREIGIRTLFNILGPMTNPAGANVQLTGVFAKELTSTIAEVLVRLGMKRAVIVWGEGNLDEMTVTGATHIADGFDGKVETSILHPEQVGLTTADFTAIKGGSTAAESADQVRAVLGGEPGAKLDMVLLNAGTALMAAGKADSIVAGIELAREMIGSGAALAKLDQLIQFSKS, via the coding sequence ATGATTAAAGAGGCCATAGCCAAAGTCGTTGCCCTGGAGCATTTGAGCGAAGCGGAAATGATCGGGGTCATGCAGGAGATCATGAGCGGCGAGGCGACCACCGCCCAGATCGGCTCCTTCATCACCGCCCTACGCATGAAGGGGGAGAGCATCGACGAAATCGTCGGCGCGGTCAAGGTGATGCGTGAAAAGGCTACCTTTATCGACACCGGGGTCAATACCGCCGCCGGTGAGGTGTTGATGGATATCGTTGGCACCGGTGGCGACGGTTCCGGCTCCTTCAACGTCTCCACCACCACCAGCTTTGTGGTGGCCGCAGCCGGAGTACCGGTGGCCAAACACGGCAACCGCGCAGTTTCCTCCAAATGCGGGGCTGCCGACGTGCTCGAAGCCCTTGGGGTTGACCTGAGCATGCCGCCGACCAAGGTTTCAGCCTGCGTGCGCGAAGTCGGTATCGGCTTTCTCTTTGCCCCCATGCTCCATGGGGCGATGAAATACGCCATCGGTCCGCGGCGCGAGATCGGCATTCGCACCCTGTTCAACATTCTCGGGCCTATGACCAATCCGGCAGGAGCCAATGTTCAACTGACCGGTGTCTTTGCCAAGGAGTTGACCTCCACCATCGCCGAGGTTCTGGTTCGTCTGGGCATGAAGCGGGCGGTGATCGTCTGGGGCGAAGGCAACCTCGACGAGATGACCGTCACCGGTGCCACCCATATTGCCGACGGCTTTGATGGCAAGGTCGAGACCTCCATCCTTCACCCGGAGCAGGTCGGCTTGACCACCGCCGACTTTACCGCCATCAAGGGAGGATCGACCGCAGCCGAGTCAGCCGACCAGGTGCGCGCCGTGCTTGGCGGCGAGCCGGGAGCCAAACTCGATATGGTGCTGCTCAATGCCGGCACCGCGCTCATGGCCGCCGGCAAGGCCGACTCCATTGTTGCCGGCATCGAACTCGCCCGCGAGATGATCGGCTCGGGCGCGGCACTGGCCAAGCTTGATCAGTTGATTCAATTCAGCAAATCCTAA